Proteins from one Cellulosilyticum lentocellum DSM 5427 genomic window:
- a CDS encoding GNAT family N-acetyltransferase produces the protein MFILQQFSDEVVNRYLFDAEPISNLEEADEIIDFYLQPEPRAQHRWVIVLKNNDVKIGTCGFHCWSKKGNCVDIGYDLQEEYWGNGIMTEALKVIISFCINKMGVHRINAHISVDNARSIHLTQKLGFVFNRKTKMYSFRGKEYLHNIYTLDCLSKNECQLNK, from the coding sequence GTGTTTATTTTACAACAATTTTCCGATGAGGTGGTAAATAGATACTTATTTGATGCTGAGCCAATAAGTAATTTAGAAGAAGCCGATGAAATTATAGACTTCTATTTACAACCCGAGCCACGAGCACAGCATCGGTGGGTTATTGTATTAAAGAATAATGACGTTAAAATAGGAACTTGTGGATTTCATTGTTGGAGCAAAAAGGGAAATTGCGTTGATATAGGCTATGATTTACAAGAAGAATATTGGGGAAATGGCATAATGACAGAAGCATTAAAAGTTATCATATCATTTTGTATCAACAAAATGGGAGTCCATAGAATAAATGCACATATTTCTGTAGATAATGCAAGATCCATACATTTAACACAAAAACTTGGTTTTGTTTTTAATAGAAAGACTAAAATGTATTCTTTTAGGGGAAAAGAATATCTGCATAATATTTATACTCTAGACTGCCTTTCGAAAAATGAGTGTCAGCTAAACAAATAG
- a CDS encoding DUF488 family protein, N3 subclade has protein sequence MSELNNVITIAEAAQTWDMATSTLRHAISDNKFNESEVKKSGGTWLILKTAMYSKYGDPNVKKGKRDVTTLYTIGYEGLTIESFISRLKKAGVNYILDVREIPLSRKKGFSKNTLAEELKKADINYSHFKVLGSPKDIREKLKATHDYDSFFKDYKRYISTQKETVEILNSAISANLNMKFCLLCFEKDYTTCHRIALAQELIKGKEDKMCINNL, from the coding sequence ATGAGTGAATTAAATAATGTTATTACTATTGCAGAAGCTGCTCAAACTTGGGATATGGCGACTTCTACATTACGCCATGCTATCAGCGATAATAAATTCAATGAGAGTGAAGTAAAAAAGAGCGGAGGTACATGGCTAATTCTTAAAACGGCTATGTATTCAAAATATGGTGACCCTAATGTAAAAAAGGGAAAAAGAGATGTAACCACACTATATACTATAGGTTATGAAGGGTTAACTATAGAATCATTTATATCTAGACTAAAAAAAGCAGGTGTGAACTATATTTTAGATGTAAGGGAGATACCTTTAAGTAGGAAAAAAGGGTTTTCCAAAAACACATTAGCAGAGGAACTAAAAAAAGCAGATATAAATTATAGTCATTTTAAAGTACTTGGAAGCCCTAAAGATATTAGAGAAAAACTAAAGGCTACACATGACTATGATAGTTTCTTTAAAGATTATAAAAGGTATATATCTACACAGAAAGAAACTGTGGAGATATTAAATTCTGCAATAAGTGCTAATTTAAATATGAAGTTTTGCTTACTATGCTTTGAGAAAGACTATACTACATGTCACAGAATAGCTTTAGCACAGGAACTTATTAAGGGGAAGGAAGATAAGATGTGTATTAATAATTTATAA
- a CDS encoding GyrI-like domain-containing protein, with protein sequence MANLEVNVEYIEQQTIYGLWQKSNDKTISKDIKSLSQKYHMAVSVPEGEVLPYFVLSRNYDEQSNNFEMFIGSTFDKDGLETFILPASEYAKITVKPKLGFLWGASIGEAKRYFYTKWLPKNSYEALNMEYEYHTEKSTGNQPTIDIIFAIQRKS encoded by the coding sequence ATGGCAAATTTAGAAGTAAACGTGGAATATATAGAGCAACAGACGATATACGGACTATGGCAGAAATCAAACGATAAAACAATTTCTAAAGACATAAAATCTCTTTCCCAAAAATACCATATGGCGGTTTCAGTACCAGAGGGAGAGGTACTTCCCTATTTTGTTCTATCTAGAAACTACGATGAACAAAGTAACAATTTTGAAATGTTTATAGGCAGTACTTTTGATAAAGACGGCTTGGAAACCTTTATACTCCCTGCCAGTGAGTATGCTAAAATTACAGTAAAGCCGAAACTTGGCTTTTTGTGGGGTGCTTCCATTGGAGAAGCAAAACGATATTTTTACACAAAATGGCTACCTAAAAATTCTTATGAAGCTTTGAATATGGAATATGAATATCACACAGAAAAAAGCACTGGAAATCAGCCAACGATTGATATTATTTTTGCTATTCAAAGAAAGTCCTAA
- a CDS encoding C40 family peptidase, translating to MWNRKKITLILGASMMMLPQCAFGKTVGTVNANVLNVRSNPTATSSIVKKVYAKESVQIVDLIGTSDVWYKVDIQGTKAYAKREYLTLTKADGTVKATSLNIRSYPDTQKSKVIGSLKGGTNVEVLYKVNDFYKIMVNGSAGFVSSQYIDCKYGAYISTQPLSNVGEIPVWTGGTTTTNSSKGEKVVDTAMKYLGNPYVYGGTSLTNGTDCSGFTQGVMKIHGITIPRTSSDQSKVGALIAKENLQKGDLLFFGKSTSAISHCGIYIGDGKMIHASTPSTGIIISGAYTSGGVPLQVIRRVI from the coding sequence ATGTGGAATAGAAAGAAAATAACATTGATATTAGGAGCTAGCATGATGATGCTTCCTCAGTGTGCATTTGGTAAAACAGTAGGAACTGTTAATGCAAATGTTCTTAATGTGAGATCAAATCCTACAGCAACCTCATCTATTGTTAAGAAGGTTTATGCTAAAGAGTCAGTACAGATTGTTGATTTGATAGGAACAAGTGATGTATGGTATAAAGTTGATATTCAAGGTACAAAAGCTTATGCTAAAAGAGAATACCTAACACTCACAAAGGCTGATGGGACTGTTAAAGCAACAAGTTTAAATATAAGGAGCTATCCGGATACTCAAAAGTCAAAAGTTATTGGAAGTTTGAAAGGTGGAACTAATGTTGAAGTTTTATATAAAGTTAATGACTTTTATAAGATTATGGTTAATGGCAGTGCCGGGTTTGTGTCGAGTCAATATATAGACTGTAAGTATGGAGCTTATATTAGTACCCAGCCACTCAGTAATGTTGGAGAGATTCCTGTATGGACAGGTGGCACAACAACCACTAATAGTTCAAAAGGTGAAAAAGTGGTTGATACAGCCATGAAGTATTTAGGAAACCCTTATGTATATGGTGGGACCAGTCTAACAAATGGGACAGATTGCTCTGGTTTTACACAAGGTGTTATGAAAATTCATGGAATAACTATTCCAAGAACTTCAAGTGACCAAAGCAAAGTGGGAGCATTAATTGCTAAAGAAAATCTTCAAAAAGGAGATTTATTATTCTTTGGAAAAAGTACATCTGCGATTAGTCATTGTGGCATATATATAGGAGACGGTAAGATGATTCATGCAAGTACACCATCAACAGGTATTATTATTTCAGGTGCTTATACATCTGGCGGCGTACCACTTCAAGTAATTAGAAGAGTAATATAA
- the pdxR gene encoding MocR-like pyridoxine biosynthesis transcription factor PdxR: MIWIEIDKTKKLPLIRQVYQQLRSKILNGQLKSGDKLPSSRELAIFLHISRNVILEAYNLLLLEGYIISKPSIGTFVAEGILLDNTLTTPSQNLSSPLISKNSISNEKTIDFRSGIPALDLFPLKKWYTLESQLALETSPNCFDYGTPQGTPELRTSICTYLQRTRGLICDPSQIIITSGSIQSFSLLSKLLLTQDTSYIIEDPLHYEIRKTFEAASINHYSVPVDEQGILTAFLPENINPSFIFVTPSHQYPLGGLLSIQRRIELIKYAEEKNCYIIEDDYDSEFHYLGSPVSALYDLAPNRVIYVGTFSKILSPSLRIGYMILPYELVDCICEYKKRSDYFTNTLNQLLLSKFIDNMSLNKHILKMRKLYFKRHNTLIESLLSTFDISVTIQGESTGLHLIAMFKHVEFTEPLIKFLYQNGVAIYPIWIHSLRKDYPKNSIILGYSHLSCEMIQKGIALLKENLIVWYNQINNSNNG; this comes from the coding sequence ATGATTTGGATAGAAATAGATAAAACAAAAAAACTCCCCCTAATTAGACAAGTTTATCAGCAATTACGAAGTAAAATATTAAATGGTCAATTAAAATCAGGTGATAAACTACCTTCCTCTAGAGAATTAGCTATCTTCTTACATATTTCTCGAAACGTGATTTTAGAGGCATACAATTTACTATTATTAGAAGGATACATTATTAGTAAACCTTCTATTGGTACTTTTGTTGCAGAAGGCATCTTATTAGACAACACTCTAACGACTCCTTCTCAAAACTTATCATCTCCTCTAATTTCAAAAAACTCTATTTCTAATGAAAAAACCATAGATTTTCGTTCAGGCATTCCTGCACTAGACTTATTCCCCCTAAAAAAATGGTATACTTTAGAATCTCAACTTGCTTTAGAGACATCCCCTAATTGCTTTGATTATGGTACGCCTCAAGGAACTCCTGAATTACGCACCTCTATTTGTACCTACCTCCAACGAACACGTGGTCTAATTTGTGATCCCTCACAAATTATTATTACCAGTGGGTCCATTCAAAGCTTCTCTCTTCTATCGAAACTTCTACTGACTCAAGATACCTCCTATATCATTGAAGATCCTTTGCATTATGAAATCAGAAAAACCTTTGAAGCCGCTAGCATCAATCATTATAGTGTTCCAGTAGATGAACAAGGTATTCTTACTGCTTTTCTTCCTGAAAATATTAATCCTTCATTTATATTTGTGACACCCTCACATCAATACCCATTAGGTGGTCTACTTTCTATTCAACGTAGAATTGAATTAATTAAATATGCTGAAGAAAAAAATTGCTATATTATAGAAGATGACTATGACAGTGAATTTCATTATTTAGGCTCTCCTGTTTCTGCCTTATATGATTTGGCTCCTAATCGTGTCATTTATGTAGGTACTTTTAGTAAAATTCTCTCACCTTCTCTTCGTATAGGCTACATGATTCTTCCTTACGAATTGGTTGATTGCATTTGCGAATATAAAAAAAGAAGTGACTATTTCACCAACACCCTTAATCAACTGCTTCTTTCTAAATTTATAGATAATATGTCCCTTAATAAACACATACTTAAAATGCGCAAGCTATATTTTAAGCGCCATAATACACTTATTGAATCACTCCTAAGTACCTTCGATATTTCCGTAACAATTCAAGGAGAATCAACGGGGTTACATTTAATAGCTATGTTTAAACATGTAGAATTTACAGAGCCTCTAATAAAATTTCTTTATCAAAACGGTGTTGCTATTTATCCTATTTGGATTCACTCTCTAAGAAAAGATTACCCCAAAAACAGTATTATTTTAGGCTACAGCCACCTTTCCTGTGAAATGATTCAAAAAGGTATTGCACTTTTAAAAGAGAATCTTATTGTTTGGTACAATCAGATTAATAACAGCAATAATGGCTAA
- a CDS encoding PLP-dependent cysteine synthase family protein — translation MEKEFRNTVIDYIGNTPLIQLRRVASEDMADVYVKLEEFNAGGSVKSRVAIQMIREAQEKGVLVPNSRQTIIEPTGGNTGIGLAMAASILGYNLILVIPDNYSKEKIRMLEAYGAKVYLSDSSTGNDSHIRLVKEMLNEHPEYIWLDQLSNMGNVEAHYRGTGKEIVSELEQIDCFVAGMGSSGTISGVGKAIREKFSNANIVVVQPKGCQSLEGNSAPHKIQGLSIGMIPPILQGEVIDNAIDITYEEANEMMKQLACKEGLLVGISAGANICIALKFAKELGRGKVVVTVAPDSGRSYLEHY, via the coding sequence ATGGAAAAAGAGTTTAGAAATACTGTTATAGACTATATAGGAAACACGCCATTGATTCAGTTAAGAAGAGTGGCGTCAGAAGATATGGCTGATGTGTATGTGAAATTAGAAGAATTTAATGCAGGGGGTAGCGTAAAAAGTAGGGTTGCAATTCAGATGATTAGAGAAGCCCAAGAAAAAGGGGTGTTAGTTCCTAACTCTAGACAGACAATTATAGAGCCAACAGGTGGAAACACAGGAATAGGATTGGCTATGGCTGCGAGCATATTAGGGTATAATTTAATATTAGTTATTCCTGATAATTATAGTAAAGAAAAGATTAGGATGTTAGAAGCATATGGTGCGAAGGTATATTTATCAGATAGTAGTACAGGAAATGATTCACATATTAGATTAGTTAAAGAAATGTTAAATGAACATCCAGAGTATATATGGCTAGATCAGTTAAGTAATATGGGAAATGTAGAGGCACACTATAGGGGGACGGGAAAGGAAATTGTTAGTGAATTGGAACAAATAGACTGTTTTGTTGCAGGAATGGGAAGTAGTGGAACTATAAGTGGTGTTGGAAAAGCTATTAGGGAGAAGTTTAGTAATGCAAATATAGTAGTAGTGCAGCCTAAAGGATGCCAGTCTTTAGAAGGTAATTCAGCTCCTCATAAAATCCAGGGTCTTTCAATAGGAATGATACCGCCTATTCTTCAAGGCGAGGTTATTGATAATGCCATTGATATAACTTATGAAGAGGCTAATGAAATGATGAAACAATTAGCATGTAAAGAAGGCTTACTTGTGGGAATTTCAGCAGGTGCTAATATTTGTATAGCATTAAAGTTTGCAAAAGAATTAGGAAGGGGAAAAGTAGTGGTTACAGTCGCTCCGGATAGTGGGAGAAGTTATTTAGAACATTATTAA
- a CDS encoding serine O-acetyltransferase — MVKKIYKIIKNQIENLFYLYLPKEEWDDIGMITDIKNQVIDEICTRVGDDLIALREKDPAANDLEYVFNSYLSFRAVVYYRMANAIYYEKTLEEIKRRQISRLISEEAKVKTHVEIHPAAQIGKRFVIDHGVGSVIGETAIIGDNCYLLQGVIIGSRRIANNKPGKRHPTIGNNVQIGGGARILGPINIGDDVVINPNCVVTTNIPSQTVVSISNQMQIMYNKDREKVLIYGVIPKSNNKIEIHGRNLTKPRVYLVDENNNIILGVQLEVTTIEDSVICLTIKFTEEKKSPECKKMNIRIDFEDDFQIIIIEAVALGREGYKEQIG; from the coding sequence ATGGTTAAAAAAATTTATAAAATAATAAAAAATCAAATAGAAAATTTATTTTATTTATATCTACCGAAAGAAGAATGGGATGATATCGGAATGATTACTGATATTAAAAATCAAGTTATAGATGAAATATGTACGCGTGTAGGAGATGATTTAATAGCACTAAGAGAAAAAGATCCTGCAGCAAATGACTTGGAGTATGTTTTTAATTCATATTTGAGTTTTAGAGCAGTTGTATATTATAGAATGGCTAATGCGATTTACTATGAAAAGACATTAGAAGAAATTAAACGTAGACAAATCTCACGTTTAATTTCTGAAGAAGCTAAAGTAAAGACTCATGTAGAAATTCATCCAGCAGCTCAGATTGGAAAGAGATTTGTAATTGATCATGGTGTAGGTAGTGTGATTGGAGAAACTGCAATTATAGGAGATAACTGTTATTTGTTGCAAGGTGTAATTATTGGTTCTAGAAGGATAGCTAATAATAAGCCGGGGAAAAGACATCCTACAATAGGTAATAATGTTCAGATAGGTGGAGGTGCAAGAATATTAGGACCTATAAATATTGGAGATGATGTCGTCATTAATCCTAATTGTGTTGTAACGACGAATATTCCTTCTCAGACTGTAGTCTCTATTTCTAATCAGATGCAAATTATGTATAACAAGGATAGGGAAAAGGTCTTAATTTATGGAGTAATACCTAAAAGTAACAATAAAATAGAAATACATGGGAGAAATTTAACTAAACCAAGGGTTTATTTGGTTGATGAAAATAATAATATAATATTAGGTGTTCAGCTTGAGGTGACTACTATTGAAGATAGTGTAATATGCTTAACAATTAAATTTACTGAAGAAAAAAAGAGTCCAGAATGCAAGAAAATGAATATACGAATTGATTTTGAGGATGATTTTCAAATAATTATTATAGAGGCAGTGGCATTAGGAAGAGAGGGTTATAAAGAACAGATAGGATGA
- a CDS encoding AzlC family ABC transporter permease, producing the protein MKKLNQNKQMFIWGLKKGIPILIGFIPISIAFSVIAVQTGLSKLECIVMSIMLLAGASQLMAVNMLSVGAGSLEIIIATLIINIRHLIMSTYIMNRLKNVPIWLQWILAFGVTDETFGIMSMEEDSHCNQYFFGGLALITYVSWIGGTILGTVIIDIIPTSICSSMSIALYAMFIGLIMPSIHEDFKVLYVVLISICINILLGIIMKSSWAIVCSTILGGVIGAEILRDTNEEGKYTMSKIDKE; encoded by the coding sequence ATGAAGAAGTTAAATCAAAATAAGCAAATGTTTATATGGGGACTAAAAAAAGGCATACCTATATTAATAGGTTTTATACCTATATCAATTGCATTTTCGGTAATTGCTGTTCAAACAGGATTATCTAAGCTTGAATGCATTGTCATGTCAATAATGTTGTTAGCAGGAGCTAGTCAATTGATGGCAGTGAATATGTTATCTGTCGGTGCTGGAAGTTTAGAAATTATAATTGCTACATTAATTATTAATATTAGGCATTTAATTATGAGTACTTACATAATGAATCGATTAAAAAATGTACCTATATGGTTGCAATGGATATTGGCATTTGGCGTAACAGATGAAACCTTTGGAATTATGTCTATGGAAGAAGATAGCCATTGTAATCAATACTTTTTTGGTGGATTAGCATTAATAACATATGTTTCTTGGATTGGTGGAACCATATTGGGGACAGTTATCATAGATATTATTCCAACAAGTATTTGTTCAAGTATGTCTATTGCACTATATGCTATGTTCATTGGTTTAATTATGCCAAGTATTCATGAAGATTTTAAAGTTTTATATGTAGTACTTATCAGCATCTGTATCAATATATTATTAGGAATAATTATGAAGTCTAGCTGGGCAATTGTTTGTTCGACTATACTAGGTGGTGTTATAGGTGCCGAAATATTACGTGATACTAATGAAGAAGGGAAATACACTATGAGCAAAATCGACAAGGAATAA
- a CDS encoding AzlD domain-containing protein — translation MDIQIVFILIGMSLVTYIPRVLPVMILDKMHISQKLEGILKAIPYAALGSLIFPSILSVNTNYPIIGIVGGCVAVILSYAKLNITYTICGTVAVTILIQLFFI, via the coding sequence ATGGATATACAAATAGTTTTTATATTAATAGGAATGTCTTTAGTAACATATATTCCAAGAGTACTGCCTGTAATGATATTAGATAAAATGCATATATCTCAGAAGTTAGAAGGTATTTTAAAAGCTATACCCTATGCAGCATTAGGATCTTTGATATTTCCAAGCATTTTATCAGTAAATACAAATTATCCTATAATAGGTATAGTAGGTGGATGTGTAGCAGTCATACTTTCTTATGCTAAGCTAAATATAACATATACTATTTGCGGAACAGTAGCGGTAACTATTTTAATACAGTTATTTTTTATTTAA
- a CDS encoding alanyl-tRNA editing protein — MIKTEKIYYDDLYLTTCIATVVEVSEMGIVCDQTVAFPEGGGQQADKGCFLIEDNFKQRLKILFFNVKKGVGDVFLEQDFPTISVNTPIYHYIEVEYLRYFKVGMKVKICIDVERRARLTISHTAIHLVLMAIDRVRKGIITYVKGADIREDLARLDFFIHDKLNDDEIMKITECVNELILNDYKIETYAHVKQKEAVYWKCLDYVCACGGTHLPSTKYIGNVRITKKSKGKNLQRITIEFPNHVLPMELYHKD, encoded by the coding sequence ATGATAAAAACAGAAAAAATATATTATGATGATTTGTATTTAACAACATGTATTGCTACAGTAGTAGAAGTTAGTGAAATGGGTATTGTATGTGACCAAACGGTAGCTTTTCCAGAAGGAGGAGGACAACAGGCAGATAAAGGATGTTTTTTAATAGAAGATAATTTTAAGCAAAGGTTAAAAATTCTTTTTTTTAATGTAAAAAAAGGAGTAGGAGATGTTTTCTTGGAGCAAGACTTTCCAACTATATCTGTTAATACTCCTATTTATCATTATATAGAGGTTGAATATCTAAGATATTTTAAAGTAGGAATGAAAGTGAAGATTTGTATAGATGTAGAAAGGCGAGCTAGATTAACTATTTCACATACAGCTATTCACCTTGTGCTAATGGCAATTGATAGAGTAAGGAAAGGAATAATAACGTATGTTAAAGGGGCAGATATTAGGGAAGATTTAGCTAGGCTGGATTTTTTTATACATGATAAATTGAATGATGATGAGATAATGAAAATTACAGAATGTGTAAATGAACTTATTTTAAACGACTACAAAATAGAAACATATGCTCATGTTAAGCAAAAAGAAGCTGTTTACTGGAAATGCTTAGATTATGTATGTGCATGTGGAGGAACACACTTACCTTCTACCAAATATATTGGTAATGTGCGTATCACTAAGAAAAGTAAAGGAAAAAATCTACAAAGAATTACAATAGAATTCCCTAATCATGTGTTACCAATGGAATTGTATCATAAAGATTAA
- the vanG gene encoding D-alanine--D-serine ligase VanG → MKKKNVLVIFGGMSNEYEVSLKSAAAAIENMDLSKYNLMMLGITQEGKWLRFFGDVEMIRNHTWLTDKSCVEAFISPSREQKGLIELSPEGYKVTEVDVVFPILHGKFGEDGTIQGLLELSGIPFVGCRTLASAICMDKAITHRLVAKEGIKVARSIVLYKEDRNAEQRLEEVDIKLPVYIKPAKSGSSIGITKVFHFEQLEDAISKAFLEDDKVVIEENINGFEVGCAILGNENPMIGEVDEIELMGDFFDFNEKYMLANSKIHMPARVEKEVAHQIKKTAIKIYEILSCTGLARVDMFLTQGNEIYFNEVNTLPGFTSSSRYPKMMSSIGLSYTDVITRLIELALEEV, encoded by the coding sequence ATGAAAAAGAAAAATGTATTAGTAATCTTTGGTGGGATGTCAAATGAATATGAAGTATCTTTAAAGTCAGCTGCAGCAGCGATAGAAAATATGGATTTAAGCAAATATAACTTAATGATGTTAGGCATTACACAAGAAGGAAAATGGTTAAGGTTTTTCGGTGATGTTGAAATGATAAGAAATCATACATGGCTTACTGATAAAAGTTGCGTAGAAGCATTTATATCACCTTCTAGGGAACAAAAAGGGCTAATTGAGCTAAGTCCAGAAGGATATAAGGTGACTGAGGTAGATGTAGTTTTTCCAATCTTGCATGGAAAATTTGGAGAAGATGGAACGATACAAGGCCTTTTAGAATTATCAGGAATTCCTTTCGTAGGGTGTAGGACATTAGCTTCGGCAATCTGTATGGATAAGGCAATCACTCATCGTTTAGTTGCAAAAGAAGGGATTAAAGTAGCTAGATCAATTGTTTTATATAAGGAAGATAGAAATGCAGAACAAAGACTTGAAGAAGTAGACATAAAGCTACCAGTTTATATCAAACCAGCAAAATCAGGGTCTTCAATAGGCATTACCAAGGTGTTTCATTTTGAACAGTTAGAGGATGCAATAAGTAAAGCCTTCTTAGAAGATGATAAGGTTGTTATAGAGGAAAATATAAATGGATTTGAAGTTGGATGTGCCATATTAGGGAATGAAAATCCTATGATAGGAGAGGTGGATGAGATTGAACTCATGGGAGATTTCTTTGATTTTAATGAGAAGTATATGCTTGCTAATTCAAAAATCCATATGCCAGCTAGAGTGGAAAAAGAAGTGGCACATCAGATTAAGAAAACAGCAATTAAAATATATGAAATCCTATCTTGTACAGGACTTGCCAGAGTAGATATGTTTTTAACACAAGGTAATGAAATCTATTTTAATGAAGTCAATACGCTACCTGGTTTTACAAGTAGCAGTAGATATCCTAAAATGATGTCTTCCATTGGTCTAAGTTACACAGATGTCATTACGAGACTAATTGAGCTGGCTTTAGAGGAGGTATAG
- a CDS encoding D-alanyl-D-alanine carboxypeptidase family protein, which yields MHKIEEKFLIDTAEYVEINLTKEAIYSGNLILVNSKHEFVNQPLALTTLSQIHFESYRKDDISMNIEAHEKLIALIDACDARKRMVAVSGFRTEEEQKEIYVNSIAENGLAFTRQYVAKPMASEHQSGLAIDIGEQADSIDFISPSFPNEGVCGEFKALAERYGFVRRYDQDKTHITGISEEPWHFRYVGISHAKLMNRLSYCLEEYIDFLGGFEMNHKHLIVDEKEQIVEIYFVKIGETPSKLFIAKDKNYELSGNNKDGVIVTIVTPKEPWQDGI from the coding sequence ATGCATAAAATAGAAGAAAAGTTTTTAATTGATACAGCAGAGTATGTAGAGATAAATTTAACTAAAGAAGCTATTTACTCAGGAAATCTCATACTTGTTAATAGTAAGCATGAGTTTGTGAATCAACCACTTGCATTAACTACATTATCTCAGATACATTTTGAGAGCTATAGAAAAGATGATATTTCTATGAACATAGAAGCACATGAAAAACTAATCGCTTTAATCGATGCATGTGATGCTAGAAAAAGGATGGTTGCTGTAAGTGGCTTTCGTACGGAAGAAGAGCAAAAAGAAATTTATGTCAATTCTATAGCAGAAAATGGTTTAGCTTTTACTAGACAATATGTGGCAAAGCCTATGGCAAGTGAACATCAAAGTGGTTTAGCTATAGATATAGGTGAGCAAGCAGATAGCATAGATTTTATTTCTCCTTCTTTTCCTAATGAAGGCGTATGTGGCGAATTTAAAGCGTTAGCAGAGCGGTATGGGTTTGTTAGAAGATATGACCAGGATAAAACACATATAACAGGTATTTCAGAAGAACCATGGCATTTTAGATATGTAGGTATATCTCATGCAAAGTTAATGAACAGACTAAGCTATTGCTTAGAGGAGTATATTGACTTTCTAGGTGGATTTGAAATGAATCATAAACATCTTATTGTTGATGAGAAAGAGCAAATAGTGGAAATCTATTTTGTAAAGATAGGAGAGACACCTAGTAAGTTGTTTATAGCTAAGGATAAGAACTATGAGTTATCTGGCAACAATAAAGATGGGGTGATTGTGACAATAGTGACACCAAAGGAGCCATGGCAAGATGGAATATAA